A stretch of Salvelinus alpinus chromosome 4, SLU_Salpinus.1, whole genome shotgun sequence DNA encodes these proteins:
- the LOC139574491 gene encoding SAM and SH3 domain-containing protein 3-like has protein sequence MLRRKPSNASEKEQVLEKVQKKKLTLQRSSSFKDFMKPKSPVVLDKELNLDYTVPEDVSEEEAVKSGSKQGKKSWRNVISRTMTRKTSKRVQKALAEGGESGEEGSPSPTTDWMPDLTAGNRTSMCSTGSEDTIHSPLSRQLSGCGDRQSLDSGYSQRDSMRLEESSPPYTGPFCGRARVHTDFIPSPYDIESLKLQKGDIIQIIEKDPVGTWTGKLNNKVGTFKFIYVNILPDEATPPMRKRCTGKNRRSTAKDKPQTLEEVLERIGLIELGSLLSMHGFQSLEDFGGLKESHLNELNITDAEQRSKILTATELLRESDDESEPEEEVSSVEEKGDVPRDSGCFESTENLENGRHEPEGEPGTEQKSNQEPEQHQVEEGQLSSVEEQLQELTVDVVVT, from the exons ATGTTACGGCGAAAACCTTCCAACGCCTCAGAGAAGGAGCAGGTGCTGGAAAAGGTGCAGAAGAAGAAG CTCACCCTGCAGAGGTCCAGCAGCTTCAAGGACTTCATGAAGCCCAAGTCCCCTGTAGTGCTGGACAAGGAGTTAAATTTGGACTACACA GTGCCGGAGGATGTGTCTGAAGAGGAGGCAGTGAAGAGTGGCAGTAAGCAGGGGAAGAAGTCATGGCGTAACGTCATCTCACGCACCATGACCCGTAAAACCTCCAAGAGGGTACAGAAGGCCCTGGCAGAGGGG GGGGAAAGTGGTGAGGAGGGCTCCCCGTCCCCCACCACAGACTGGATGCCAGACCTGACAGCAGGCAATAGGACCTCCATGTGCTCCACAGGTTCAGAGGACACCATCCACAGCCCCCTCTCTCGCCAGCTCTCTGGGT GTGGGGACCGCCAGAGCCTAGACAGTGGCTACAGCCAGAGAGACAGCATGAGGCTGGAGGAGTCCAGTCCTCCCTACACAGGCCCCTTCTGTGGTCGCGCCCGCGTCCACACAGACTTCATCCCCAGCCCCTACGACATTGAGTCCCTCAAGCTCCAA AAAGGTGACATCATCCAGATAATTGAGAAAGACCCGGTGGGCACATGGACGGGTAAGCTCAACAACAAGGTGGGCACCTTTAAGTTCATCTACGTCAACATCCTACCGGACGAGGCCACACCGCCCATGAGGAAGAGGTGCACCGGCAAGAACCGCCGCTCCACGGCCAAAGACAAGCCCCAGACCCTGGAGGAAGTTCTGGAGAGGATCGGTCTCATC GAGCTGGGCTCTTTGCTGTCTATGCATGGCTTCCAGAGCCTGGAGGACTTTGGCGGACTGAAGGAGTCCCACCTCAATGAGCTCAACATCACAGATGCTGAACAACGTTCAAAGATCCTGACTGCTACTGAGCTGCTGCGTGAAT CGGATGATGAGTCTGAGCCAGAGGAGGAGGTAAGTAGCGTTGAGGAGAAGGGTGATGTACCCAGGGACTCGGGCTGCTTCGAGAGCACAGAAAACCTGGAGAACGGGCGCCATGAACCAGAGGGAGAGCCAGGTACAGAGCAGAAGTCTAACCAGGAGCCAGAGCAGCACCAGGTTGAGGAGGGTCAGCTGAGTTCTGTTGAGGAGCAACTGCAGGAGCTTACAGTGGACGTGGTGGTCACCTGA